The following proteins come from a genomic window of Gemmatimonas sp.:
- a CDS encoding RagB/SusD family nutrient uptake outer membrane protein, whose product MRKTRNFRLASLWRAGRVSAALLAAPAAVFTIQGCTDLDETPVSAITPDNFYKNADEVIGGVASVYAQLRSTMWGYYNLSQVSSDETVVPTRGSDWFDNGRWLDLYRHTWTPTSGSGLEDISGVWNDLFGGVARANVLLSALETTEVPNKAAIVGEMRTLRAFYYYLLMDFFGGVPIVTTTEVKPREQATRAQVFAFIEKELTESRTALPDAWPANQYGRVTKSAVDAILANMYLNAQVFTGTVTATGLTRGPAKWNEAIVAADRVLNSGRFSLPADWRTNFSPTNENSPENIFVVRHTSSPGGLGMSFQMRGLHYNSFNLSPWNGFATIATTYNTFDDADDRKKVFLVGPQVDLKTGQPIRDRAGNPLIFTPEIRDVTQAGEGEGARVYKYPIDPAATEGGNHGNDFVYFRLAEMMMVKAEAQNELGQTASAIQLINQVRARAFSPARPLAANLSQTQVRQAIFDERLFEFIGEAKRRQDMIRAGTYTNARLFKQASAPYRILMPIPQNQIETNPLLKQNPGY is encoded by the coding sequence ATGCGAAAGACCCGCAATTTCCGACTCGCGTCGCTCTGGCGCGCCGGCCGCGTCAGCGCCGCCCTGTTGGCGGCGCCGGCAGCGGTGTTCACGATCCAGGGCTGCACCGACCTCGACGAAACGCCCGTCAGCGCCATCACGCCTGACAACTTCTACAAGAACGCCGATGAAGTCATCGGCGGCGTGGCGTCGGTGTACGCGCAGCTCCGCTCCACCATGTGGGGCTACTACAACCTCAGCCAGGTGTCGTCGGACGAAACCGTCGTGCCCACGCGCGGTTCCGACTGGTTCGACAACGGCCGCTGGCTCGATCTGTATCGGCACACCTGGACGCCCACCTCGGGTTCCGGCCTCGAGGATATCTCGGGTGTCTGGAACGATCTCTTCGGGGGCGTGGCGCGCGCCAACGTGCTGCTCAGTGCGCTCGAAACCACCGAGGTGCCCAACAAGGCGGCCATCGTGGGTGAAATGCGCACCCTGCGTGCGTTCTACTACTACCTGCTGATGGACTTCTTCGGCGGCGTGCCCATCGTCACCACGACCGAGGTGAAGCCGCGTGAGCAGGCAACGCGTGCCCAGGTGTTCGCCTTCATCGAGAAGGAGCTCACCGAGTCGCGCACGGCGCTCCCCGACGCGTGGCCGGCCAACCAGTATGGCCGCGTGACCAAGTCGGCAGTGGACGCCATCCTGGCGAATATGTACCTCAACGCCCAGGTGTTCACCGGCACCGTCACGGCCACGGGGCTTACCCGCGGCCCGGCCAAGTGGAACGAAGCCATCGTGGCCGCCGATCGCGTGCTCAACTCGGGCCGCTTCAGCCTCCCCGCCGACTGGCGCACCAACTTCTCGCCCACCAACGAGAACTCGCCGGAGAACATCTTCGTCGTGCGCCACACCAGCAGCCCGGGTGGCCTCGGCATGTCGTTCCAGATGCGCGGGTTGCACTACAACTCGTTCAACCTGTCGCCGTGGAACGGCTTCGCCACCATCGCCACCACGTACAACACCTTCGACGACGCGGACGATCGCAAGAAGGTGTTCCTCGTGGGGCCGCAGGTGGACCTCAAGACCGGCCAGCCCATTCGCGACCGCGCCGGCAACCCGCTCATCTTCACACCGGAAATTCGTGACGTGACGCAGGCGGGTGAGGGCGAAGGGGCGCGCGTCTACAAGTACCCGATCGATCCGGCAGCCACCGAGGGTGGCAACCACGGCAACGACTTCGTGTACTTCCGTCTGGCGGAGATGATGATGGTCAAGGCCGAGGCGCAGAACGAGTTGGGGCAGACGGCGTCGGCCATTCAGCTGATCAATCAGGTGCGTGCCCGTGCCTTCAGCCCGGCCCGTCCCTTGGCCGCGAACCTCTCGCAGACCCAGGTGCGACAGGCCATCTTCGACGAGCGCCTCTTCGAGTTCATCGGCGAAGCCAAGCGCCGTCAGGACATGATCCGTGCCGGCACGTACACCAACGCCCGTCTCTTCAAGCAGGCGTCGGCGCCGTACCGCATCCTCATGCCCATCCCGCAGAACCAGATCGAAACCAACCCGCTGCTCAAGCAGAACCCCGGCT